In the Polyodon spathula isolate WHYD16114869_AA chromosome 44, ASM1765450v1, whole genome shotgun sequence genome, GAACTGTAGTATGATGTGGTTCGAGGGACTAAAGCACTCCGGTCCTGTCCCTGCGTGTGCAGGTGGAGGTGTACAATCTGCTGTTCGTGACGAGTGACAGTGGCAGCCGCAAGACCTACGTGGTGCACTGTGAGGACTGCGCCCGCCGGAGGAGCGCCACGCTGCACAACGTGGTCGTGCTGGAGCAGTACAGGACTGAGGAGCTCATGCAGACCTACGACAGCTTCACTCTGGTGAGACCAGGCACTTTCAAACCAGTTATAACCCTCAGCTTGCGTCCTTATTTCAGCCTGCAGTTCCAGTGCGTTCAGTTCCAGTGACGCAGCAGTAATTGCATTGATAATAAGGTATTAACGGGTACATACTAGAGAACGTTTCTCAAACAAAACGGGGGGAGAGTCACTGAGAGTGATTGAAAATCCGAGAACGTTCTCtcagtgtaaaacacaacatggcgCTGTGAGCGACTCAGCCTGGAAAGGGGAGGCGACTGGAATTGAACAATTATACAGCAATTACACAGATGTGCCCAGgatcaattacaattacattgtgATTGCAGCTAATTATAACTGACACAATGAAACTGTGCAAACATCCATTTTTGATCTCTAaccctattttttcttttttcaggcaacAGCACCAAACGTGACCTGAAAAGTCTCTCCGGTGTCTAAAGCCATAACCAAAACACAGAGCTCCTGACAGCAAGCCTttgttctatttatatatttaaatttgtatttttctttttgttatttatttgcttggtttttgttttttacacattaGCCAATCAACCAGTTTACTCAACTTCGTTAATGGTGCtacgtcagccaatcaacattCTGTTTACTCTTGTTAGCCCCGCCTACTGAGTGCTGATTGGACATcctgagaggagggggggggaggaaagaagctgactttttttttttttttccccctcccaagaaaaaatataaattcagGATTTTTGAttttcgatttatttatttatttttttgttgtttttgtaaaaaaaataaaaattaaaaaataaaaaaaactgaaaattttaGATTTAAagcctggcaaaaaaaaaaaaataataataataataaaataataaataaatatataccacaTTGGCCTTCTGATGtcttacattaaataaataacgtttaaaaacaaaatcatcaaaaacattttttaaagcattaaaaatacgaaactaaaattatttaaaaaaatggtttggaaTGCTTAATATACGGGTTATAGCAAGAAATATTTTTGTCTTAGAAATTCTTGTATATGTGTTGTAAAATTGCATTGTCtgcatattattgttattattatgatgaatATTATTTCTTTTTCGTAAATACATCTTGAATTGTAACAATGCTCCATACCTACATTGTGTGGTTTTTTGGTGTTATAATTTTACCTCAagattgtttgatttatttttttgatatttttgtgttttgagaatttccttctatttatttaatttcaatgGTTCTCCCTTTTTAGCATtctctgctgttttaaatgttttattattattattattatgaggatgattattattaatagtaataatactcTGTAATATTCTGTTTCATGGTGCTTTTTTCTCTATgtataaatatgatatatatatatatgagttttaTTTCACTGTCTATTGGTTAGTGCTGGGGAGGGGTGAGGGAGACTGTTCAGTTGAACACTGTTcttgtaaatttgttttaaatacaagagaaattgtgatttatttctaaatttttaagggatttttttactgaaaatgtaaacattgcTAAAAATAAAGACAACAGTGATATTGTTTGGAGAGCTCACTAAGAGGGGGTGTGGTCaggggtgtttgtttgtttacttttcatttgtttattctgGTTTAATGTTTTTTGTCCTCTTTTTCTGACCCGATGCTTGTTAGTTTTTGGAGGATTTTTCAACtgcactgtttataaaaaaaaaaaattcacacacaggagaaagaaaaaaaaaaaaaaactgagccaGGACCGTCTTAAATACTTTGTGAATTTTGtgtgatgatgattattattattattattattattattaatattattattaataaaaccttTTGATAAACTTCAGACTGCTGCCTGTTTGTCGACTGTTATAAATCCAGAATTCACACTTAATCGTACTGCGTTTATAAAAACTAATAGAAACTTCATACTTTTAATAATTGTCCCTGTgaaagtttcttttagtactttGCTGGATAGTGGAGTAATTCAAAGCCCCAAAGCTCAGCTTGATACATCCAGTGAAGAAGAGTCCAAACTTCTGTTATTGAAGGTATGAAGTTTCTTCTGGTATTTCTAAATGGAAATGAACCCCTGCAGTGACCTGCTGGGTAGCGGATCTCCTCAAAAGCCCGCAGTCGGAGCTGGGAATGCTGTCGCTGCCGAGGCTGCACACCAGTCCCAGTGTGGAGCTACAAACACCTGGAAGGCCCTgggaataaaaactaaaacaaaaacaggacggTCAATATTGCAAAGCAGACCagttttgctaccagcttgattatCCCtggtgtgtctaggtaacaagctcaggtcttATTATGCCAAATAATACAGCCATAAGATATTGTCAGCTGGCTAATTTGGTATCCCCCACCCGTGCATTTCAGGCAGTGGGGCTCCTAGATCTCTCAAACTTGCACAATATGTGTCTCTCTGCCTCATTTACGCGACTCATATTTATTCCAGAGCAACAACATTTGTAAAAACCTTCACTATCATTTACTTCCAGctttcaagttttgaaatcctatatatctatatatatatatatatataaaatctacttTGAAATCGGCACAATAGTTTCTAAACAGGTAGGTTGCATAGTAAATGAGTTcattatttaaagattgttttagctGCTGATATCAAagacgtttttaatgaaaactataAATGATTATACACAGGGCAGTCCTGTTGAAAGTTATTAGTAAACGGTAGCGAtgtgtggagttttttttttttgtttttgttttgtgttattactGCTTGTAGGCATTTCCTTACTTCCAGCGCTCAAACCGGAATATAACAAAAGGTGTTGGCTTGTCTTCGGCGCCGCAGAGCCATCTGGAAAAAAACACAAGGCGCTCGAGTGGAAAAAAAGTGTCCCTCCAGCCCCATGATCTGTGCTTATCTCTGTAATGTGGAGCAAAACCATGAAAACAAACTCAGGGCTTCCAGAAGCATtgtaattccccccccccccccttcctctgaCAAGCCCGGTGTATTTTTGAATTTCCTGGACTAACGCTGTAGCAAGGACGCTCCgaccaaaacatttcaattacacACGTaaatggaaacaagactcccgttgcatagcagtgtgatccactccaggttttactaggagttcaacaagacacacctgagcttgttacctgtgcactgtggctaatcaagctcgcagTTAAACcgggaatggatgaaactgctatgcaataggagtctggcTCCCATCCCTGAAATACTCTTTCTAAAAGAGGGGAAGGTTTAAGATAAGAACCCCTGATTTACAAAAAGCTACACGACGTTCATGAACAGAATGTCCTGGGGGGTGTGATTCTAAGAAATCAGAAAGCTGACtcttaatgggaaaaaaaaaacaggatacccccccccccccccccccccccccgtcaacGTGACTCATTCATTTGAAAAGGGACTGGCAGCCGTCAGCTAtcgaaagaaaaacagaacaggaGCTCTGGAATCTCAGAACAGGAGCTCTTACAATAGTTGTAGGATAGAGGAAGGAAGGAGGGACCGGGGGGACGGAGggagcctccctccctcccccccccccccccccccccccccccaacccccctgtCCTCGACTCACactaaaccgagtcaagcagagcagtgtttgggctctagtgccttcatcagtgttattgaaactaaactgagtcaagcagagcagcgtttgggctctagtgccttcatcagtgttattgaaactaaactgagtcaagcagagcagcgtttgggctctagtgccttcatcagtgttattgaaactaaactgagtcaagcagagcagcgtttgggctctagtgccttcatcagtgtttgattgaaactaaactgagtcaagcagagcagcgtttgggctctagtgccttcatcagagttattgaaactaaactgagtcaagcagagcagcgtttgggctctagtgccttcatcagtgttattgaaactaaactgagtcaagcagagcagcgtttgggctctagtgccttcatcagcgttactaaaactaaactgagtcaagcagaccagcgtttgggctctagtgccttcatcagcgttattgaaactaaactgagtcaagcagagcagcgtttgggctctagtgccttcatcagtgttattgaaactaaactgagtcaagcagtgcagcatttgggctctattgccttcatcagtgtaccaGTATAGTTCTCATAGTTCTATAAAGTACACAGAGCTACCAAAATAATTTAAGTAAATGTTACATGCTATCAGAGAAGGGGGAGAATAGATGTCAAATCTCCCTGACTCAGTCCCTCCCACCCCcctcatatctctctctctctcctccccctcctccctctctgcctggTTTATCAGAGAGCTCTTAGGCTTGCCCCCCTGCTACCACCCCACACCCCCTCCTCTCTCACTTTTTTTGTAACAAGGCAAAGCACAAGGGAGGTGGGAAGGACGGACTCacaccgagagagagagagagagagagagagagagagagagagggggaaactGTGTTCCAACTTCAGAGAGAGAAAGGAAACGCCAGGAGCGGCTCTGTATTTTTCCTACAAAGTATCTCTGAACATAATTcaaattatttaagaaaaaggaattgagtttgttttgttttttgtgtattacACCCTGGCTAAAAACTAAAGAGGTACTTTTTGCTCATCCCTTAACTTCGAAGACTAGTTGGCTACAAATAGCTGCTTCAATCAAAACCATAGGAAGGTAGGTTTTCCAtccaaaatttatatatatatatatatatatatatatatatgtctatatagaatatatatatatatatatatatatatatatatttagcacattatttatttactggagaataggaggctgtgtgtttAAAGAACAGGGCTTCTAACCAGgcggtcccgggttcaaatcccagctcagccactgtgtgtgaccctgagtgagtcactgaacctccttgcgctgcgtctttggggcgagacgctgttgtaagcgactctgcagctgaagcacagttcacacaccctcgtctctgtaagctaccttggataaaggagtctgctaaactaatgaataataatattgtgcAGGTACTGAGAATAGCTGACCTCTATTTCTGACACAGGTCTCTTTGTCAAAAATGCTAAAAGCTTAGGAACCATTCTAAACGTTTCACTGTTTAAACTAGAGGTGTACTACAAGattttcgttattattattaactagtcatttagcagatgcttttatccagagcggcttacagagactagggggggtgaactctgcttcattatcacattttaaaaactggaagCCTGTTTTTCTGACCCTGCTTCCATTCCCCTCCCTCCAGAGATGCTGGAGTGTGCTGAGGAACTGGGGGTAGAGGCAGCGGGGGATTCAGGTCCCCAGCCCGTCGCCGTGGTAATGCAGCCCTCCCCGGCGGTGGTGGTCCCCCCTCCCTACAGCGCGGCCGAGGGGCCGGAGCCCCCCCTGGAGCTGCGAGGCTCACTGGACTGCTGGGCCTGCTCCGTGCTCATCACCGCTCAGAACCTGCTCATCGCCGCCATCAACGCCAGCCTGGCTGGCCTGGTATTCGGAGCCGTGCTCGCGCCCGCCAGCATCATGGTGACATTCGGCTTCCTCTGCCACTCCAAGGTAGGGCTGCATTCTTCTTAAACATCCGCTAACATTATAAACGAGTCATTTCGCAGACACTGGGGGCCaaatcaactgctgctgctgcagagtcacttccagtcGGACCTCATAGAGAGAAGAGAGAGCTTTAATAGCCACATAGTATCACCTGCAATCACCTACGTTATCCCTCGCCTTAATGGTGTGTTTAACCAGTGCTTTCAAGCCCTTTGTGTGTGGTTCCTTGTAGTTGGTGCGCAGCAGGATTGACAAATCTAATCATTACTATGATCCTCTGTGGGGGGAAGCAACTccagcgatggaaataagactcccgttggggagcagtttgatccattcctggttttactatgagcttaatccCCAGCCACAcacttgttgcctatacactgggGCCAATCAGTctggtaataaaacctggactggttAAAAGcactgtgcaacgggagtcttacttccatccatTGAAACTGTTTTCTTAAAAGAGAGCGAAGTAGACGCTCACGATATTTCAGTAAACTCCGAATGCCTGGGTTACATGAAGCAGTCATCTGAAATTGCTGTGATCTGGGTTAAACGTTACCCAGCGATGCGTGTATTCTCCTGGGAAAACGGCTCAATCCATCGAGGCTGGCACAACattaaaggctttaaaaaaaaaaaaaaaaaaaaaaaggatgatgtTTCTAAGTTAACTTTACAAAGATTAGCTCTCTCTGGCCCAACTCTCTGTGAATTTAAATCTTCCTC is a window encoding:
- the tmem88b gene encoding transmembrane protein 88 b: MLECAEELGVEAAGDSGPQPVAVVMQPSPAVVVPPPYSAAEGPEPPLELRGSLDCWACSVLITAQNLLIAAINASLAGLVFGAVLAPASIMVTFGFLCHSKVQPAGAAPYCLELLNDSGCTALVVVGFLLVTPLLVLALAAYCRMARHLQLGLCFIPYSRAVYKNLPATQHHGLGFCCRQGGGSKGNGKVWV